A window from Brachionichthys hirsutus isolate HB-005 chromosome 4, CSIRO-AGI_Bhir_v1, whole genome shotgun sequence encodes these proteins:
- the prodhb gene encoding LOW QUALITY PROTEIN: proline dehydrogenase 1, mitochondrial (The sequence of the model RefSeq protein was modified relative to this genomic sequence to represent the inferred CDS: inserted 3 bases in 2 codons; deleted 1 base in 1 codon; substituted 1 base at 1 genomic stop codon): protein MMLYVKAVPYLARFRAGSPFTRLYAFTRLSTLSQSETQEWLSRKGTLSVDFDRTQEAYRSKDSLELLRSLVVXNHIAIRPLIQKNQAFGVGSVLDYSVEEDISQEEAEQREKRPIIFNTYQCYLKEGYDNVTMDVELSRREGXYFAAKLVRGAYMYQERERAQELGYEDPIXNYEATNTMYHMCLDYVLEEIAFNRKVNVMVASHNEDTVKHTMTRMNKLGLLPTENKVYFGQLLGMCDQISFPLGQAGFPVFKTYVPYGPVNEVMPYLSRRAQENRGFMKGAQKERELLWKELKHRLASGELLYRPAY, encoded by the exons ATGATGCTGTATGTCAAAGCTGTGCCATACCTGGCGCGGTTCAGAGCGGGTTCTCCTTTTACGCGTTTATACGCGTTTACGCGTTTATCCACCTTGAGCCAGTCGGAGACGCAGGAGTGGCTGTCAAGGAAAGGAACGCTCTCCGTCGACTTCGACCGAACACAGGAGGCATATAGGAGCAAAGACTCCTTAGAGCTGCTCCGAAGTTTGGTGG TTAACCACATAGCCATCAGGCCCCTGATCCAGAAGAATCAGGCCTTTGGCGTTGGCTCTGTCCTGGACTACAGCGTAGAGGAAGACATCAGCCAAGAGGAGGCCGAACAGAGAGA AAAGAGGCCCATCATCTTCAACACATACCAATGCTACCTCAAG GAGGGTTATGACAATGTGACTATGGACGTAGAATTGTCTCGACGCGAGGGTTGATATTTCGCTGCCAAACTGGTGCGTGGCGCCTACATGTACCAGGAGCGAGAGAGGGCCCAGGAGCTCGGTTACGAGGACCCTAT AAATTATGAAGCGACCAATACGATGTATCACAT GTGTCTGGACTATGTGTTGGAAGAGATTGCATTTAACAGGAAGGTTAACGTGATGGTGGCTTCGCACAATGAGGacacagtgaaacacacaaTGACGAG AATGAATAAGCTGGGTCTCTTACCCACGGAGAACAAGGTGTACTTTGGTCAACTGCTGGGAATGTGTGACCAGATCAGCTTCCCATTGG GCCAGGCAGGCTTCCCTGTCTTTAAG ACCTATGTCCCTTATGGGCCGGTGAATGAGGTGATGCCCTACTTGTCTCGGAGAGCCCAGGAAAATCGAGGCTTCATGAAGGGCGCGCAAAAGGAGAGGGAGCTACTGTGGAAGGAGCTGAAACACAGGCTTGCCTCTGGGGAGCTCCTCTACAGACCGGCGTACTGA
- the scarf2 gene encoding scavenger receptor class F member 2 has protein sequence MEVKNSFAVVAVVCLFFCPSFSQELNSKGKHVCKAPGQSGFVCCSGWRQIGDECLTPLCEGNFTCKENEVCVRPNECRCRHGYFGASCDTKCPAQFWGPDCKGKCNCHPNGQCDDLTGACTCNHNRWGPNCENACLCQKGKCDQETGKCTCHPGAWGPQCNNNCYCSINAICDAMTGRCLCTPGWTGRNCGIQCNCNNSPCDQFTGRCQCRERLWGPRCERYCQCIHGKCQSDGSCTCTPGYRGKFCREPCPAGFYGQNCRNRCGHCKGQQPCKVTEGRCITCDRGWNGTRCDQLCSKGFFGENCQEVCPTCKDGHHCDPIHGKCSHCNPGWIGDRCEVRCPNGTYGENCENNCSHCFNGICHVVTGECLCDPGFYGTYCNVTCLPGQYGVNCNQTCSCHDKSCDPVSGVCYLQPNQRMGVIASGTLVSFLLIVLLSLLCCCCLCRHKDDHNKKAKRILCGRFSRISTKLPRIPLKRQKLPKVVVAHHDPENTFNCSFIEPPSMAEQTSSWSSQESFSSFESGDEGPVYCVPHEESVNESKDKSSSSPAAEIPEPILSEEDAGEYTSLKDTSVTKVEGSEQPLLKSSDSEGSTSGSDSTNAALYARIARLSKQSKEDDCSGKDGDSTPTPEAKRNGKPPPSPGKPKPRPPDPATKPKVSWIHGNATGSPQLEQHGGVKAIAVPKEKKRHSSDGSSKTEDLQKMKEKIREQQKKQEEKGIEVNGSPSKRKSPCGKKSGDEHSSPSHMEHINGVVQNALKKISNFHSSPEKKSAENTKDVIKEPPKSPKVIHPHINSEAATLLAAQLKEKTQSINRNEGTGLTKTNGLSTPKGNREKPTPPQKAKRIPSSGLSQQGSTKPLLPTSSSLQKMVAPITTDLETPEAKSPEKQDLNGSRSGGLMLDSTPKKTPIKKPPRRKGKEGTLDTTESKIPQQKTAIMPPQVVKEVF, from the exons ATGGAAGTGAAGAACTCGTTTGCGGTTGTTGCGGTGGTTTGTCTCTTCTTCTGCCCCAGCTTCAGCCAAGAACTCAACTCCAAGGGAAAGCATGTATGCAAAGCGCCTGG ACAATCAGGATTTGTATGCTGCAGTGGCTGGAGGCAGATAGGGGATGAATGCCTGACAC CTCTCTGTGAAGGCAACTTCACCTGCAAGGAAAATGAGGTGTGTGTCAGACCTAATGAATGTCGCTGCCGTCATGGATACTTTGGAGCTAGCTGTGACACTA AGTGCCCTGCCCAGTTCTGGGGGCCTGACTGTAAAGGGAAATGTAATTGTCATCCAAACGGCCAGTGTGATGACTTGACAGGGGCGTGTACCTGCAACCACAATCGTTGGGGACCTAACTGCGAGAATGCTTGCTTATGCCAAAAGGGCAAATGTGACCAAGAGACAGGCAAATGCACATGTCATCCTGGTGCCTGGGGTCCTCAGTGCAACAACAATTGCTACTGCAGCATCAACGCCATCTGTGATGCAATGACAGGCCGATGCCTGTGCACTCCTGGTTGGACCGGGAGGAACTGTGGGATCCAGTGTAACTGCAACAACTCACCCTGTGACCAGTTCACAGGACGCTGCCAGTGCCGGGAAAGGTTGTGGGGTCCTCGTTGCGAGCGATACTGCCAGTGTATCCACGGCAAGTGCCAATCAGATGGCTCATGTACCTGCACACCAGGGTACCGTGGGAAGTTTTGCAGGGAACCTTGTCCTGCTGGGTTCTATGGTCAAAACTGCAGGAACAG GTGTGGGCACTGCAAGGGCCAGCAGCCCTGCAAGGTGACAGAGGGACGTTGCATTACCTGTGACAGGGGCTGGAACGGGACACGGTGTGACCAGCTGTGCTCCAAAGGCTTCTTTGGTGAAAACTGCCAGGAAGTGTGTCCCACCTGCAAAGACGGTCACCACTGTGACCCAATTCATGGCAAGTGCTCGCACTGCAACCCTGGCTGGATTGGGGACAG GTGTGAGGTGCGCTGCCCCAACGGTACATATGGCGAGAACTGTGAGAACAACTGCAGTCACTGTTTTAATGGCATCTGTCACGTCGTCACCGGAGAATGTCTGTGCGACCCAGGATTTTATGGCACCTA CTGCAATGTGACCTGTCTGCCCGGCCAGTATGGAGTAAACTGCAACCAAACCTGTTCTTGCCACGACAAGAGCTGTGATCCTGTGTCTGGTGTTTGTTATCTCC AGCCCAACCAGCGGATGGGTGTGATTGCGTCTGGAACCCTGGTCTCCTTCTTGCTGATTGTCTTACtgtccctgctgtgctgctgctgcctgtgtCGGCACAAAGACGACCACAA CAAAAAAGCAAAGCGGATCCTGTGCGGACGATTCAGCAGAATCAGCACTAAACTTCCTCGTATTCCACTGAAGAGACAGAAACTGCCCAAAGTAGTTG TAGCCCACCATGACCCAGAGAACACCTTCAACTGCAGTTTCATCGAGCCTCCATCAATGGCTGAGCAGACCTCCTCCTGGTCATCCCAGGAGTCGTTTTCCTCATTTGAGAGTGGAGATGAGGGGCCAGTTTATTGTGTGCCTCATGAAG AATCTGTGAATGAAAGCAAAGACAAGAGCAGCTCCAGCCCAGCAGCGGAGATACCAGAGCCTATTCTTAGTGAGGAGGATGCAGGGGAGTACACCTCCCTGAAAGACACCAGTGTTACCAAAGTAGAAGGCAGTGAGCAACCGCTGCTCAAATCCTCTGACAGCGAAGGCTCCACCAGTGGCTCAGATTCCACCAACGCAGCACTCTATGCTCGCATCGCACGCCTCTCCAAGCAGTCCAAGGAAGATGATTGCAGCGGCAAGGATGGGGATAGCACTCCCACACCAGAGGCTAAGCGCAATGGAAAACCACCACCTTCACCTGGTAAGCCCAAACCACGTCCACCAGACCCAGCCACTAAGCCCAAGGTATCATGGATACATGGAAATGCTACGGGTTCTCCCCAGCTGGAGCAGCATGGGGGGGTGAAGGCAATTGCAGTgcctaaagaaaaaaagaggcacTCCAGTGACGGCTCATCCAAAACAGAGGATCTGCAGAAAATGAAGGAGAAGATCCGTGAGCAACAGAAGAAACAGGAGGAAAAGGGGATAGAAGTCAATGGTTCACCCAGCAAACGCAAATCTCCTTGCGGTAAGAAGTCTGGGGATGAGCATAGCAGTCCCAGTCACATGGAACACATAAATGGTGTCGTACAGAATGCTCTTAAGAAAATAAGCAACTTCCATAGCTCACCCGAGAAAAAGAGTGCAGAGAATACTAAGGATGTCATAAAGGAGCCACCCAAGAGTCCAAAGGTGATCCACCCGCATATAAACTCTGAGGCCGCCACACTCTTGGCTGCTCAGCTCAAGGAGAAAACCCAAAGCATCAACAGGAATGAGGGGACAGGTCTGACAAAAACCAATGGTCTCTCTACCCCCAAGGGAAATCGGGAAAAGCCAACACCTCCGCAGAAAGCAAAGAGGATCCCCTCTAGTGGATTGAGCCAGCAGGGCTCCACTAAGCCCCTGTTGCCTACCTCAAGCAGTCTCCAGAAAATGGTGGCGCCCATCACCACCGACCTTGAGACTCCTGAAGCCAAGAGCCCGGAGAAGCAGGACTTGAACGGGTCAAGGTCAGGGGGTCTGATGTTAGATTCTACACCAAAGAAGACTCCCATAAAAAAGCCTCCCCGGAGGAAAGGCAAGGAGGGTACTTTGGACACAACTGAAAGTAAAATACCACAGCAAAAGACAGCCATAATGCCACCACAGGTAGTGAAAGAAGTATTTTAA